The Streptomyces sp. SS1-1 genome has a segment encoding these proteins:
- a CDS encoding serine/threonine protein kinase, which produces MVKAHVSTSEVVAGRYRLVDVVHRETNRVSYSGEDLETEHPCLLTQIGLPLGQDPDTARRATSRIRRTSERMALLRPGRVATVLNAVEEAGSLWIVTEWIDGAPLGELLTRQGTFDYTRTARIGLELLDVLEAAHVAGITHGELSPGQVFVGEEDAVVVTGFGLAGATLSPRLAAPSYASPEQARDERVGPASDLWALGAILYSMSEGRPPYRERDRPEATLKGVDRLPLRAPVRSGPLTQVVQGLLRKESRERLGRSAVRDALVRVLRDDHGTAGEEAPHPGLLDRFGAGPVRGRRALLFGTALAVVTVTAAVLVATGGRDAGPPEATGRLTPPAGTGGGASSIAPSAPASDAGTPGTGLPDGYRTYTSPDGFSVALPRGWKPVSTTRAADLAYRVFLGTEGDPRRLAITYSERLDPDPVAVWRDDVQPELARSGGFQRIGEIEATTYQGYEAADMEWLSRSGGTQVHTFGRGFLLDDHRGFSLRWSTPAADWEAPGNREALDVFLRTFRVPGD; this is translated from the coding sequence ATGGTCAAGGCACACGTCTCCACTTCCGAGGTGGTCGCCGGGCGGTACCGCCTCGTCGATGTCGTGCATCGCGAGACGAACCGGGTGAGCTATTCCGGCGAGGATCTGGAAACCGAACACCCGTGCCTTCTGACCCAGATCGGTCTGCCTCTCGGCCAGGACCCGGACACCGCGCGGCGGGCCACCTCCCGTATTCGACGGACGTCGGAACGCATGGCGCTGCTGCGGCCCGGCCGGGTGGCCACCGTCCTGAACGCCGTCGAGGAGGCCGGGAGCCTGTGGATCGTGACCGAGTGGATCGACGGGGCGCCCCTGGGTGAACTCCTCACCCGGCAGGGCACGTTCGACTACACCCGCACCGCGCGGATCGGCCTGGAGCTGCTGGACGTGCTGGAGGCCGCGCATGTCGCGGGCATCACCCACGGCGAGCTGAGCCCTGGTCAGGTGTTCGTGGGCGAGGAGGACGCCGTGGTGGTCACCGGCTTCGGCCTGGCCGGCGCCACCCTCTCGCCCCGCCTCGCGGCACCCTCGTACGCCTCGCCCGAGCAGGCCCGCGACGAGCGCGTCGGGCCGGCGTCCGACCTGTGGGCGCTCGGCGCGATCCTCTACTCGATGTCCGAGGGCCGCCCGCCGTACCGGGAACGGGACCGGCCCGAGGCCACCCTGAAGGGCGTGGACCGGCTGCCGCTGCGCGCGCCCGTCCGCTCGGGACCGCTCACCCAGGTGGTGCAGGGGCTGCTGCGCAAGGAGTCCCGGGAACGGCTGGGCAGGTCCGCGGTCCGTGACGCCCTCGTCCGCGTCCTGCGCGACGATCACGGCACGGCCGGCGAGGAGGCGCCGCACCCCGGGCTGCTCGACCGGTTCGGTGCCGGTCCCGTCCGGGGCAGACGGGCCCTGCTGTTCGGCACGGCCCTCGCCGTGGTCACCGTCACCGCCGCCGTCCTCGTCGCGACGGGCGGCCGGGACGCCGGCCCCCCGGAGGCCACGGGCCGCCTGACCCCGCCCGCCGGGACGGGCGGCGGCGCCTCCTCCATCGCGCCCAGCGCCCCGGCGTCGGACGCGGGGACGCCGGGCACGGGTCTCCCCGACGGCTACCGGACGTACACCTCGCCGGACGGCTTCTCCGTCGCCCTGCCCCGCGGCTGGAAGCCGGTGTCCACGACCCGGGCCGCGGATCTCGCGTACCGGGTGTTCCTGGGCACCGAGGGCGATCCGCGCCGGCTGGCCATCACCTACAGCGAGCGGCTCGACCCCGACCCGGTGGCCGTCTGGCGCGACGACGTGCAGCCCGAACTGGCCCGGTCGGGCGGCTTCCAGCGGATCGGCGAGATCGAGGCCACCACCTATCAGGGGTACGAGGCCGCCGACATGGAGTGGCTGTCGCGCAGCGGCGGCACCCAGGTGCACACCTTCGGCCGGGGCTTCCTGCTGGACGACCATCGCGGCTTCTCGCTGCGCTGGTCGACCCCGGCCGCGGACTGGGAGGCCCCGGGCAACCGGGAGGCCCTGGACGTGTTCCTGCGGACCTTCCGGGTGCCCGGGGACTGA
- a CDS encoding pyridoxal-phosphate dependent enzyme: MIGISEVEAAAGLVAGHVVRTPTVSSPGLSALLGVPVTAKLELLQRTGSFKARGATAKLLSLDEAQRAAGVVAVSGGNHGIALAMTAAVLDVKATVVMPRTAPARAVDIARDAGASVRQTDDMAGAFALVTRLRDEGLTLVHPFDDPLVVAGQGTVGLELAEDADALTDVVVSVGGGGLIAGVAVALRARRPDVRIWGVETEGAEAMSAALAAGGPVPVPLSSIVSTLSAPSVSQLTYDHVSALVDDVLVVPDREAVRGVLDLAEHAKVWTEPAAGALLPAARRVLERVGDGARLGLVVCGGNATTADVGRWAADFGLH; encoded by the coding sequence TTGATCGGGATCTCCGAGGTCGAAGCCGCGGCCGGACTCGTCGCCGGGCATGTCGTCCGTACGCCGACCGTGTCCAGTCCCGGGCTCTCGGCCCTGCTCGGCGTGCCGGTGACGGCGAAGCTCGAACTCCTGCAGCGCACCGGCTCGTTCAAGGCGCGCGGCGCCACGGCGAAACTGCTCTCGCTCGACGAGGCGCAGCGCGCGGCCGGGGTGGTGGCCGTCAGCGGCGGCAACCACGGGATCGCCCTCGCGATGACGGCGGCCGTCCTCGATGTGAAGGCGACCGTGGTCATGCCGCGGACGGCGCCGGCGCGTGCCGTCGACATCGCCCGGGACGCCGGGGCGTCGGTGCGGCAGACGGACGACATGGCCGGGGCCTTCGCGCTCGTCACCCGGCTGCGGGACGAGGGCCTGACCCTGGTGCACCCCTTCGACGATCCCTTGGTCGTCGCCGGCCAGGGCACGGTCGGACTCGAACTCGCCGAGGACGCCGACGCCTTGACGGACGTGGTGGTGAGCGTCGGAGGCGGCGGCCTGATCGCCGGGGTCGCGGTGGCATTGCGGGCCCGGCGCCCGGACGTACGGATCTGGGGCGTGGAGACGGAGGGCGCCGAGGCGATGTCGGCGGCGCTGGCGGCGGGCGGGCCGGTGCCGGTGCCGCTGTCGTCGATCGTGTCCACGCTGAGCGCGCCGAGCGTCTCGCAGCTGACGTACGACCATGTGTCGGCGCTCGTGGACGACGTGCTGGTGGTGCCGGACCGGGAGGCGGTGCGCGGGGTGCTCGATCTCGCCGAGCACGCCAAGGTGTGGACCGAGCCGGCGGCCGGTGCCCTGCTGCCGGCCGCGCGGCGCGTGCTGGAGCGGGTCGGGGACGGCGCCCGGCTCGGTCTGGTGGTGTGCGGGGGCAACGCGACGACCGCGGATGTCGGGCGCTGGGCGGCGGATTTCGGCCTTCACTGA
- a CDS encoding polyprenyl synthetase family protein produces the protein MSALPTPVRAPEDTRPAAGVQQTLARCRALVTPALRETVAGAHPWIGEMAAYSFGWCEVGGAPSGSSGGKGVRQALAVLGAEAAGAPGRAAVPGAVAVELVHAFSLLHDDIMDGDEARRRRPTVWKAYGTGPAVLAGDALFGLAVEALADAGAPAVRLLSRALGDLVRGQADDLLFASRPWTGPDRVRPREYRAMAEHKTGALLGCAVALGAVLGGAPPAAVAALDRAGRHLGVAFQAVDDVLGIWGDPAVTGKPVHGDLRERKKTFPVLAALDSPAAGELSALLESAAAPATLADLIDRAGGRTAALAEARQHVTAARATLESVPLAAGPAAELRSLLDFVVRREV, from the coding sequence GTGAGCGCCCTCCCCACGCCCGTCCGGGCGCCCGAGGACACCCGGCCGGCCGCCGGCGTCCAGCAGACCCTCGCCCGGTGCCGGGCCCTGGTGACGCCCGCGCTGCGGGAGACCGTGGCGGGCGCGCACCCGTGGATCGGCGAGATGGCCGCCTACTCCTTCGGCTGGTGCGAGGTGGGCGGGGCGCCGTCCGGCTCCTCCGGCGGGAAGGGCGTACGGCAGGCCCTGGCCGTGCTCGGCGCGGAGGCGGCCGGGGCGCCCGGACGGGCCGCGGTCCCGGGCGCCGTCGCGGTGGAACTGGTGCACGCCTTCTCGCTCCTGCACGACGACATCATGGACGGCGACGAGGCACGCCGCCGCCGGCCCACCGTGTGGAAGGCGTACGGCACCGGGCCCGCCGTGCTCGCCGGGGACGCGCTGTTCGGGCTGGCCGTCGAGGCGCTCGCCGACGCCGGGGCACCGGCCGTGCGGCTGCTGTCCCGGGCGCTCGGGGACCTGGTGCGCGGCCAGGCGGACGACCTGCTGTTCGCGTCGCGCCCCTGGACCGGCCCGGACCGGGTGCGCCCGCGCGAGTACCGGGCGATGGCCGAGCACAAGACGGGGGCGCTGCTGGGCTGTGCGGTCGCGCTGGGCGCCGTCCTCGGCGGGGCGCCGCCCGCGGCCGTGGCCGCCCTCGACCGGGCCGGACGGCATCTGGGCGTCGCGTTCCAGGCCGTGGACGACGTGCTCGGGATCTGGGGCGACCCGGCCGTCACCGGCAAGCCCGTGCACGGCGATCTGCGCGAGCGCAAGAAGACCTTCCCGGTGCTGGCGGCCCTGGACTCCCCCGCCGCCGGGGAGCTGTCCGCGCTGCTGGAGTCTGCCGCCGCCCCGGCGACGCTCGCGGACCTGATCGACCGGGCCGGCGGGCGGACGGCCGCGCTCGCGGAGGCCCGGCAGCACGTGACGGCCGCCCGCGCCACCCTGGAGAGCGTGCCCCTGGCCGCCGGACCCGCCGCCGAACTGCGGTCGCTGCTGGACTTCGTGGTGCGGCGGGAGGTGTGA
- a CDS encoding tetratricopeptide repeat protein, whose amino-acid sequence MYGKAFAPEYQGALTTLSVNASLTDVLAAGTEQLRAAERAGEHGEAARSGLAVAEAHRRLGQVAEAERAWKASYRSARAAGDGAAMAWALWSGGTLARQRGAFRLAFRLLQLAADLGERSGDVVVRGYSLAGLAETGRIQGDYDAVHRLHEQLLAEARRRGEARHTVWALEGIAQIHRNTGSYDTAYALFEEAAGIAARAEDRRGHAWALRGLADVVSVRDGDTERALALLSEAEATCREMRLTSALAYNHKMRGNVLYRAGRYAEARDRYEEALAEFRAMAEPRGEALSRLGRAKALARLGRDRAETAAELAELADVMDRIGLRHARAMVAEAQREFCSGEAAMASAETAGAVL is encoded by the coding sequence ATGTACGGCAAGGCTTTCGCCCCGGAATACCAGGGCGCTCTGACCACCCTGTCCGTGAACGCGTCCCTCACGGACGTCCTGGCCGCCGGCACCGAGCAGTTGAGAGCCGCCGAGCGGGCCGGCGAGCACGGCGAGGCGGCCCGCTCGGGCCTCGCGGTCGCCGAGGCGCACCGCAGGCTCGGGCAGGTCGCGGAGGCCGAGCGGGCCTGGAAGGCCAGTTACCGCTCCGCCCGCGCGGCCGGTGACGGGGCGGCGATGGCCTGGGCGCTGTGGAGCGGCGGCACCCTGGCCCGCCAGCGCGGCGCGTTCCGGCTCGCGTTCCGGCTGCTCCAGCTCGCGGCGGACCTCGGCGAACGCTCCGGTGACGTCGTCGTGCGCGGCTACTCGCTGGCCGGGCTCGCCGAGACCGGGCGCATCCAGGGCGACTACGACGCCGTCCACCGGCTGCACGAGCAGCTGCTGGCCGAGGCGCGGCGGCGCGGGGAGGCCCGGCACACGGTGTGGGCGCTGGAGGGCATCGCGCAGATCCACCGCAACACCGGGTCGTACGACACGGCGTACGCCCTGTTCGAGGAGGCCGCCGGGATCGCCGCGCGGGCCGAGGACCGCCGTGGGCACGCCTGGGCGCTGCGCGGCCTCGCCGACGTCGTGTCCGTGCGCGACGGCGACACCGAGCGGGCCCTCGCGCTGCTGTCCGAGGCCGAGGCGACCTGCCGGGAGATGCGGCTGACCAGCGCGCTCGCCTACAACCACAAGATGCGCGGGAACGTCCTGTACCGCGCGGGCCGGTACGCGGAGGCCCGGGACCGGTACGAGGAGGCGCTCGCTGAGTTCCGCGCGATGGCCGAGCCGCGGGGCGAGGCCCTGTCACGGCTGGGCCGCGCCAAGGCGCTGGCCCGGCTGGGACGCGACCGTGCCGAGACGGCGGCCGAACTCGCCGAACTGGCCGACGTGATGGACCGGATAGGGCTGCGGCACGCCCGCGCGATGGTCGCCGAGGCGCAGCGGGAGTTCTGCTCGGGCGAGGCCGCCATGGCGAGCGCGGAGACGGCGGGTGCCGTCCTGTGA
- a CDS encoding serine hydrolase domain-containing protein yields MVSAMAARATAAAAALATLMAVPAHAAVPGARADTLPAPDNEGVWNALRAAQRQGAPGAIARLDDGSTARWAAVGVADRGTGRAIGNADRFRIGSVTKTFSAVVLLQLADEGKLSLDAPVTRYLPGLLPDDRITVRHVLGHRSGLYDYTNDMFAKTVPGFEAVRTKVFTYRQLVKRSLDKPRTTAPGGAYSYSNTNFVVAGLLIEKLTGHSVRTAYQDRIIGPLGLKDTLYVHPGTKIPGRHTRGYLTPDTAGAPLVDATEQTVSWAQSAGAVISTTKDLHVFLSALLGGRLMSGAGLAEMRRWVPAGTGQAYGLGLRRRDLSCGVSVYGHTGAVQGYYTVAFASKDGRRSLTALANTSNNGTVLTTMLGALESAFCGKRTKARQRALPVERYEDVAPSVPVNRPAGRAR; encoded by the coding sequence ATGGTCTCAGCGATGGCGGCGAGGGCGACGGCGGCAGCGGCGGCCCTGGCGACGCTCATGGCCGTACCCGCCCACGCGGCGGTGCCCGGCGCACGGGCGGACACCCTGCCCGCGCCGGACAACGAGGGCGTGTGGAACGCGCTGCGCGCGGCGCAGCGGCAGGGGGCGCCCGGCGCGATCGCCCGGCTCGACGACGGGAGCACGGCCCGCTGGGCGGCGGTCGGGGTGGCCGACCGGGGCACCGGGCGGGCGATCGGCAACGCCGACCGGTTCCGCATCGGCAGTGTCACCAAGACCTTCTCGGCGGTCGTCCTGCTCCAGCTGGCCGACGAGGGGAAGCTGTCGCTCGACGCGCCGGTCACCCGCTATCTGCCGGGGCTGCTGCCCGACGACCGCATCACGGTGCGGCATGTGCTCGGCCACCGCAGCGGCCTGTACGACTACACGAACGACATGTTCGCGAAGACGGTGCCCGGCTTCGAGGCGGTCCGCACCAAGGTCTTCACCTACCGCCAGTTGGTGAAGCGCTCGCTCGACAAGCCGCGCACGACCGCGCCGGGCGGCGCGTACTCCTACTCGAACACCAACTTCGTGGTCGCGGGACTGCTCATCGAGAAGCTGACGGGGCACTCCGTGCGGACCGCGTACCAGGACCGGATCATCGGGCCGCTGGGGCTGAAGGACACCCTCTACGTGCATCCGGGCACGAAGATCCCCGGCCGGCACACCCGTGGCTACCTCACGCCGGACACGGCGGGGGCGCCGCTCGTGGACGCCACCGAGCAGACGGTGTCCTGGGCGCAGAGCGCGGGCGCGGTCATCTCCACCACCAAGGACCTGCACGTCTTCCTGTCGGCCCTGCTGGGCGGCCGGCTGATGTCCGGGGCCGGGCTGGCCGAGATGCGGCGCTGGGTGCCGGCGGGCACCGGCCAGGCGTACGGGCTGGGGCTGCGGCGCCGCGATCTGTCGTGCGGGGTGTCGGTGTACGGGCACACGGGCGCCGTCCAGGGCTACTACACGGTCGCGTTCGCGTCGAAGGACGGCAGGCGCAGCCTCACCGCGCTCGCCAACACCTCCAACAACGGCACGGTCCTCACCACCATGCTGGGCGCGCTGGAGTCGGCGTTCTGCGGCAAGAGGACCAAGGCGCGGCAGCGCGCCCTCCCCGTGGAGCGCTACGAGGACGTGGCGCCCTCGGTACCCGTGAACCGCCCGGCGGGGCGGGCCCGGTGA
- a CDS encoding ROK family transcriptional regulator — protein MSSNRGAETFPAHTPAASQIFTTVLCHGPVTRLEVARRAGLSPAAVTKAVRPLIEAGYLVEDTEEAARPALGRPANPVRVDGNRALFIGVKVTGDEIIAVLTDLCCRIRAARHAPLPGREPGDVLARIADLVAGLRTEAEASGTPVLGLGVAVSGDVDRAAGVVRYSPFLEWRDVPLAGLVTTGTGLPVTVDNDVRALTVAEQWFGAGVGLSDFAVVTVGAGIGCGLVVHGRVVAGAHGVAGEIGHVTVDPAGPPCHCGNRGCVEAIAGDAAILRRIRETAGTDVADIAGAVALAHAGDPAARDAYARAGEAIGRGIATVANLLGPERVIISGEGLAAYDLFAEQIRDAFAAAAFGSAARCDVKTRPLPFEEWARGAAATAIQSFIRADDKPPSR, from the coding sequence ATGTCCTCGAACCGCGGCGCCGAGACGTTCCCGGCGCACACGCCGGCCGCCTCGCAGATCTTCACCACGGTCCTCTGCCACGGCCCGGTCACCCGTCTGGAGGTGGCCCGCCGGGCCGGGCTGTCCCCGGCCGCCGTCACCAAGGCGGTCCGGCCGCTCATCGAGGCCGGCTACCTCGTCGAGGACACCGAGGAGGCCGCCCGCCCCGCCCTCGGCCGGCCCGCCAACCCCGTGCGGGTGGACGGCAACCGGGCCCTGTTCATCGGGGTCAAGGTGACCGGCGACGAGATCATCGCCGTCCTCACCGACCTGTGCTGCCGTATCCGGGCCGCCCGGCACGCCCCGCTGCCCGGACGGGAACCCGGGGACGTCCTGGCCCGCATCGCCGACCTGGTGGCCGGACTGCGCACGGAGGCCGAGGCGTCGGGCACCCCCGTCCTCGGCCTCGGTGTCGCTGTCTCCGGTGACGTGGACCGCGCCGCGGGCGTCGTCCGCTACTCGCCGTTCCTGGAGTGGCGGGACGTGCCCCTCGCCGGCCTCGTCACCACCGGCACCGGGCTGCCCGTCACCGTGGACAACGATGTCCGGGCGCTCACCGTCGCCGAGCAGTGGTTCGGCGCCGGCGTCGGGCTGTCCGACTTCGCCGTGGTCACGGTCGGCGCCGGCATCGGCTGCGGCCTCGTCGTGCACGGCCGGGTCGTCGCCGGGGCCCACGGGGTCGCCGGAGAGATCGGCCATGTGACCGTCGACCCGGCCGGCCCGCCATGCCACTGCGGCAACCGCGGCTGCGTGGAGGCCATCGCGGGCGACGCGGCGATCCTGCGCCGTATCCGCGAGACCGCCGGCACCGACGTCGCCGACATCGCCGGGGCCGTCGCCCTGGCCCACGCCGGGGACCCCGCGGCACGCGACGCCTACGCCCGGGCCGGCGAGGCCATCGGCCGCGGCATCGCCACCGTCGCCAACCTCCTCGGCCCCGAACGCGTGATCATCTCCGGCGAGGGCCTCGCCGCCTACGACCTGTTCGCCGAGCAGATCCGCGACGCCTTCGCCGCGGCCGCGTTCGGCTCCGCCGCCCGGTGCGACGTCAAAACCCGCCCGCTGCCCTTCGAGGAATGGGCACGCGGGGCCGCCGCCACCGCCATCCAGTCCTTCATCCGAGCCGACGACAAGCCCCCGAGCCGCTGA
- a CDS encoding alpha-galactosidase D: protein MRSSSYSALPARALRALVVLALTAGVTAAVPAARAENAATPPAAPAAPAAPPVAAKPYMGWTSWTMQSSKYPGLNPKGDYSYLSEANVLKQTDAMAAKLKKYGYEYVNIDAGWWMDWSWTSHFDRYGRQQADPVRFPSGMKAVADHIHAKGLKAGIYLPVGLEKGAYGDGKNPVWNAEGCTTGDIVYDDLRTTNGWDSAYKIDFSDPCAQKYIDSQARMFADWGYDFLKLDGVGPGSFKSGDNYDNVPDVAAWHKAIEATGRPIHLELSWSLDHGHIADWKKYSNGWRIDTDVECYCNTLVSWENSVDDRWDDAPAWTAHAGPGGWNDLDSLNVGNGEMDGLTKAERQSYATLWAIAKSPLFTGDDLTRLDSYGLKLLTDREVIAINQSDAPPAEPVTASDAQQVWAAKNPDGTYTVALFNLADAPAAVTADWATLGFKGRASVRDVWNKENLGNRTGGITEALPAHGSRLFTVTPHGTRLAWTAHEAEAGTLAGNAVVAGCSACSDGHKVGNLYTGGKVTVEDVVVPKSGTYQVRVAYVSGDPRSVLVSANGGGGTSHRFASTGDWGTVDSVYVPVRLKAGTNTITFDSGTGYAPDIDRIDVPTSL, encoded by the coding sequence ATGCGGTCATCCTCGTACTCCGCCCTGCCCGCACGCGCCCTGAGAGCCCTGGTGGTGCTCGCGCTCACCGCCGGTGTCACCGCCGCCGTCCCCGCCGCCCGCGCCGAGAACGCCGCCACGCCCCCGGCGGCCCCCGCCGCCCCGGCCGCACCCCCCGTCGCCGCCAAGCCCTATATGGGCTGGACGAGTTGGACCATGCAGTCGTCGAAGTACCCGGGTCTCAACCCCAAGGGCGACTACAGCTACCTCTCCGAGGCGAACGTCCTCAAACAGACCGACGCGATGGCCGCGAAGCTGAAGAAGTACGGCTACGAGTACGTCAACATCGACGCCGGCTGGTGGATGGACTGGTCCTGGACGTCGCACTTCGACCGGTACGGCCGGCAGCAGGCCGACCCGGTGCGCTTCCCCAGCGGCATGAAGGCCGTCGCCGACCACATCCACGCCAAGGGCCTCAAGGCCGGCATCTATCTCCCCGTCGGCCTGGAGAAGGGCGCCTACGGCGACGGGAAGAACCCGGTCTGGAACGCCGAGGGCTGCACCACCGGCGACATCGTGTACGACGACCTGCGCACCACCAACGGCTGGGACAGCGCCTACAAGATCGACTTCTCGGACCCCTGCGCGCAGAAGTACATCGACTCGCAGGCACGGATGTTCGCCGACTGGGGCTACGACTTCCTCAAGCTCGACGGCGTCGGCCCCGGCTCCTTCAAGAGCGGCGACAACTACGACAACGTCCCCGACGTCGCCGCCTGGCACAAGGCCATCGAGGCCACCGGCCGCCCCATCCACCTGGAACTGTCCTGGTCCCTGGACCACGGGCACATAGCCGACTGGAAGAAGTACTCCAACGGCTGGCGCATCGACACCGACGTCGAGTGCTACTGCAACACCCTGGTCTCGTGGGAGAACTCGGTCGACGACCGCTGGGACGACGCCCCCGCCTGGACCGCGCACGCCGGACCCGGCGGCTGGAACGACCTCGACTCCCTCAACGTCGGCAACGGCGAGATGGACGGCCTCACCAAGGCCGAACGCCAGAGCTACGCCACCCTGTGGGCCATCGCCAAGTCCCCCCTGTTCACCGGAGACGACCTCACCCGGCTCGACTCCTACGGGCTGAAGCTGCTCACCGACCGCGAGGTCATCGCGATCAACCAGAGCGACGCCCCGCCCGCCGAGCCCGTCACCGCCTCCGACGCCCAGCAGGTGTGGGCGGCGAAGAACCCCGACGGCACCTACACCGTCGCCCTGTTCAACCTCGCCGACGCGCCCGCCGCCGTCACCGCCGACTGGGCCACCCTCGGCTTCAAGGGCCGCGCCTCGGTGCGTGACGTGTGGAACAAGGAGAACCTCGGCAACCGAACCGGCGGGATCACCGAGGCCCTGCCGGCGCACGGCTCCCGCCTGTTCACCGTCACCCCGCACGGCACCCGGCTCGCCTGGACCGCCCATGAGGCCGAGGCGGGCACCCTCGCCGGGAACGCCGTGGTGGCCGGCTGCTCGGCCTGCTCCGACGGCCACAAGGTCGGCAACCTCTACACCGGAGGCAAGGTCACCGTCGAGGACGTGGTCGTCCCGAAGAGCGGCACCTACCAGGTCAGGGTCGCGTACGTCAGCGGCGACCCGAGGTCCGTCCTCGTCTCCGCGAACGGGGGCGGCGGCACCTCCCACCGGTTCGCCTCCACCGGCGACTGGGGGACCGTCGACAGCGTGTACGTGCCGGTGAGGCTGAAGGCCGGCACCAACACGATCACGTTCGACAGCGGGACCGGCTACGCGCCGGACATCGACCGGATCGACGTACCGACCTCCCTCTGA